The DNA segment TCGAACTGAGGCTCAGGAGCAAGGCCTTGGGGCCGCGGTACGGATATGTGCACAAGGATTGCTTCGAGCGAACCGTATCGCCAGCAGCGCTCATGTCGCGCTGATGCCGCCGCTGTCGAGTTTATACGGCATTGGTTTTGTTGATACTCCAAGTCATTCCTATATACACGTCGATGAGCTAGCTAGACCGATGCGGAAACTGGACTCTCGCCAGGGGATATTTGGCCTGATATTAGCGCTTCTCTTGGTAGTGTTGTTGGTAATATTTGTAGTAATCATGGTGCTCGCCGTCCTCTATGGCTTTGCCCTTTTCCTGGTTTATTTTCCGTGGCTGTTCGTCCTCATCATCGTATTCCTCTTGATCTGGTGGGTTTTTCGGACCGCGTTCGGTTGGCCTCACCGGCGTTACTACTACAATTACTATCAATACCCGTATGCTCCGCGTACGTCCAGCCGCACTCCCGAAGAGGTGCTGGATCAAAGATACGCTCGCGGAGAGATCAGCAGGGATGAGTATCTTAGGATGAGAGAGGACATGAGAATGGGCAGATAGAGCTTGGATGTCCTAAACTTCTTCTAAAATGGGCTGGCCGGTCGCTCTCCTGCTATCGCTCGTTGACTAGGAAGCCCGCCTCGTCGAGGACCCAATAGCTTTCTCGAATGAATCGATGTCGCGCAGCTGGAGCCCCTTAGTTCTTCGCCTCAGTCTTCGAGATGAAAAAGGGAAATGAAAGAGGTTTACAAATTGACTGTGACGGTGTTGACGTAATCGTCATAGAGCAGCTTGGTCGGGGTCGAGCTCTGGGAGACCTCAAAATTCACCTGAATGATGGCCGAGGCTCCGGACTGCATGTCGTCCGGCATCATCGGGGAAACGGAGTAGGTGATGTCATGGGTCTGTCCGTCAGAGGTCTCCAGCTTGAAGTAGGAGCCGTATAGTGTCAGCGTGGTGGCCAGATCGTTCTTCAAAATCAGGGTTACCTGCACATACTTGTTGCCAGCAGCCGGGAGAATGTATGGGCTGTAGACGAGAGGATCCGTATGGGTAACCCTGGAGATCTCGGCGAACTGCGGATAGGACAGGTCGATGATGCTCGAGGTGACCGGGACGATGATGCTGTCGGTATGATCATCAAACTTAAGCGATGTGGGAGTGACACCGACTGGGATCTCGAAGGCGCAGTAAATGGCGGTCGACTTGGCGTGATCGAGTCTCAGCGCGGTGAAGGTGTCGCCCTTCCATGAAGTGGTGTAGTTCTTGCCATCCGAGCAGGTCAGAGTCAGGTACAGCGCGGACACGAGCGTCGACGTTGCGCCATTGTTGGTGATGTTGGCGTAGGCCATGACGATGATATTGCCATCAGCAGCCTGATCCATCATGTCGGCAGAGTGATGTCCCCTGATCCTCGATACCGTCATGGCGAGCTGAGAGTTGCTAGCAGTGTTGTCGCTCGATCCATTGTTTTTGTCAGTGGCCTTGGTGTTTCCCCCCAATGAGGCCGCGACTGCTGCGATGAGCAGGACGACCACTGCGGCGACCACCCCAATGATAAGCAACTTCTTGTTACTCTTCTTGGCTGGTGGATAATACGCTGGAGCCGGCTGGTGTACCGGCGGTTGTGGTGAAGCATTCAAGCTCGCTCCGCAGCTCGGACAGAATTCTGCGCCTGGCTTTGTGAGCGCACCACATTTAGAGCATGTCAAATCTTGTTCCCCCCATAATTTAGTTCCAGAGATTATTGTAATTATCAAAAATATAACTATGGAAATAACGGGGCTCGATATACGGCGCCCTACGCACGCCGAGTTGCCTTATTCCCTTGATAACGTTGAGCTAACGATTATGAACGGGCTTGGAGATTTTCTTCCGACAGTAGCCCTTGTACAGTAAACAATACCATGGGGGTCACACCGCCTCCATGGGGGCTACCTATCGCTTTTATTCCTCGCCCTTGCGGTTCGCGATGGTGCTGTCACACGATGGTTAACGGAACGGGAAACAATAACGGCCCCTTGGAGCATGACGTATCATTCATAACTCAGGTCTTTGTTATGGTGCAGTTTTCTCTATCCAATATTAGATAACTATAAGCACTTCGAAGGAGTCCTTATTATTGTGGGGGAGATGGAGAATCCAGAAAAAGAAATAATAAAT comes from the Methanomassiliicoccus sp. genome and includes:
- a CDS encoding SHOCT domain-containing protein; translation: MRKLDSRQGIFGLILALLLVVLLVIFVVIMVLAVLYGFALFLVYFPWLFVLIIVFLLIWWVFRTAFGWPHRRYYYNYYQYPYAPRTSSRTPEEVLDQRYARGEISRDEYLRMREDMRMGR
- a CDS encoding DUF4352 domain-containing protein; the encoded protein is MLIIGVVAAVVVLLIAAVAASLGGNTKATDKNNGSSDNTASNSQLAMTVSRIRGHHSADMMDQAADGNIIVMAYANITNNGATSTLVSALYLTLTCSDGKNYTTSWKGDTFTALRLDHAKSTAIYCAFEIPVGVTPTSLKFDDHTDSIIVPVTSSIIDLSYPQFAEISRVTHTDPLVYSPYILPAAGNKYVQVTLILKNDLATTLTLYGSYFKLETSDGQTHDITYSVSPMMPDDMQSGASAIIQVNFEVSQSSTPTKLLYDDYVNTVTVNL